In the Polyangiaceae bacterium genome, one interval contains:
- a CDS encoding acyl-CoA dehydrogenase family protein, translating to MTLRVDLDPIRVFLTDTHLALAERASLFADETLAERRPTNDDEARSLAREFLREMGQAGLLDYVHPLDLRACCLLREVIAHASPLADEVFALQALGSMPIALAGSDALKAELMTDVKDGKLMAAFAMTEPEAGSDVAALRTRAERNGGGYVLTGEKTLISNAGIADFYTLFASTDPSAGHRGISCFVVPASSDGLLFAGAQVLSAPHPLGGLVLDRCRVEESRRLGKEGDGFKLGMQTLDSLRTTVGAAACGMARRALDEALNHVTTRRQFGAPLAELQLVQARLAQMAVELTAARLLVYRAALAKDSGKARVSEECAMAKLFATEAAQRVVDSAVQLHGGSGVLADSTVDQLYRAVRPLRIYEGATDVQYLVIARALLARHAARA from the coding sequence ATGACCCTTCGCGTCGACCTCGACCCCATTCGCGTCTTCCTGACCGACACACACTTGGCCTTGGCCGAGCGCGCAAGCCTCTTCGCCGACGAGACGCTGGCAGAACGTCGACCAACGAACGACGACGAGGCACGCTCCTTGGCCCGCGAGTTTCTGCGCGAGATGGGGCAAGCGGGATTGCTCGACTACGTTCATCCTCTGGACCTCCGCGCCTGTTGCTTGCTGCGCGAGGTGATCGCTCACGCGTCCCCCTTGGCGGACGAGGTCTTCGCCTTGCAGGCACTGGGATCGATGCCCATTGCCTTGGCAGGCTCCGATGCACTGAAGGCGGAGCTGATGACGGACGTGAAGGACGGCAAGCTGATGGCCGCCTTCGCCATGACTGAGCCCGAAGCGGGCTCCGACGTTGCAGCGTTGCGCACTCGCGCCGAGCGCAACGGGGGAGGCTATGTGCTCACGGGCGAGAAGACGCTGATCAGTAATGCGGGCATCGCGGACTTCTACACTCTGTTCGCGTCGACGGACCCGAGCGCGGGTCATCGCGGCATCAGCTGTTTCGTGGTTCCGGCCAGCAGTGACGGCCTGTTGTTCGCGGGCGCACAGGTGCTCTCGGCACCTCATCCCTTGGGAGGCCTCGTCCTCGACCGCTGTCGCGTGGAAGAATCGCGAAGGCTCGGCAAAGAGGGGGACGGTTTCAAGCTGGGCATGCAGACCCTCGACAGTCTGCGGACCACCGTGGGGGCTGCGGCCTGCGGCATGGCGCGGCGGGCTTTGGACGAAGCGCTGAACCACGTGACCACCCGCCGGCAGTTTGGCGCGCCCCTGGCGGAGTTGCAGCTCGTCCAGGCGCGCCTGGCGCAGATGGCGGTCGAACTCACGGCGGCCAGGCTACTCGTGTACCGGGCAGCCCTTGCCAAGGACTCGGGCAAGGCGCGTGTCAGTGAGGAATGCGCCATGGCGAAGCTCTTCGCCACCGAGGCCGCGCAGCGCGTGGTGGACAGCGCAGTCCAACTTCACGGTGGAAGTGGCGTGCTGGCGGACAGCACGGTGGATCAGCTCTATCGCGCGGTTCGGCCCCTCCGGATCTACGAAGGCGCTACAGACGTGCAGTACTTGGTGATTGCTCGCGCACTATTGGCGCGACACGCTGCTCGCGCCTGA
- a CDS encoding enoyl-CoA hydratase family protein, whose product MTIHAAGFAHALNAETGVFTITLNRPDRLNALTFQVYEELAKTFEALDTEPGVRAIVITGAGRAFCSGGDVEDIIGKLFERDSVGLLEFTRLTCSVIAAMRRCRRPIVAALNGTVAGAGAVIAAAADVRIAAPKAKIAFLFTKVGLSGADMGIAWLLPKLIGFGRASELLMTGDFIDAVEAHRIGLYNRVVEDGKALSEAQAFAEKLALGPAFGIEMTKTLLNREAHMDLPAALELEAEAQAMCMTHPDFREAYEAFVAKRPAKFK is encoded by the coding sequence ATGACCATTCACGCAGCGGGCTTCGCCCACGCCTTGAACGCCGAGACCGGCGTCTTCACCATTACCCTGAATCGTCCCGACCGCCTGAACGCGCTCACCTTTCAGGTATACGAGGAACTCGCCAAGACTTTCGAGGCCCTCGACACCGAACCAGGAGTGCGAGCCATCGTAATCACCGGTGCAGGGCGAGCGTTTTGCTCGGGCGGTGACGTGGAAGACATCATCGGCAAGCTCTTCGAACGCGACAGCGTTGGGTTGCTCGAGTTCACGCGACTCACGTGCTCGGTCATCGCCGCCATGCGTCGCTGCCGCCGCCCCATCGTCGCGGCTCTGAACGGAACTGTCGCCGGCGCTGGCGCAGTGATCGCGGCGGCTGCGGACGTGCGCATCGCAGCGCCCAAGGCCAAGATCGCTTTCCTGTTCACCAAGGTTGGACTATCCGGCGCCGACATGGGCATTGCCTGGCTCTTGCCCAAGCTCATCGGCTTCGGGCGAGCCAGTGAGCTACTCATGACGGGTGACTTCATCGACGCCGTCGAGGCCCATCGCATCGGCCTCTACAATCGCGTGGTGGAAGACGGCAAGGCCCTGAGCGAGGCTCAGGCCTTTGCGGAGAAGCTGGCTTTGGGGCCCGCCTTCGGCATCGAGATGACGAAGACGCTGCTCAATCGCGAGGCTCACATGGACCTGCCCGCGGCCCTGGAGTTGGAGGCCGAGGCGCAGGCCATGTGCATGACTCACCCGGACTTTCGCGAGGCCTACGAAGCGTTCGTCGCCAAGCGCCCAGCCAAGTTCAAGTAG
- a CDS encoding RidA family protein — protein MSLSIINPAALGKPRGYSNGMLAAPGSRMLCIAGQVAWNEAQQVVSDDFAVQFGQALSNVIAVVREAGGGPEHLARLTIFVQPIQEYIQEHKRVGEEYRRLMGKHFPAMALVEVKALLEPGAKVEIEATAMLPPA, from the coding sequence ATGAGCCTATCGATCATCAATCCAGCTGCCTTGGGCAAACCCCGCGGCTATTCCAACGGCATGCTCGCTGCTCCCGGCAGCCGCATGCTCTGCATCGCCGGACAGGTCGCGTGGAACGAAGCGCAACAAGTCGTCAGCGATGATTTCGCGGTGCAGTTTGGGCAGGCGCTGTCCAACGTGATCGCCGTGGTGCGTGAGGCAGGAGGCGGCCCCGAGCACTTGGCGCGGTTGACGATCTTCGTTCAGCCCATCCAGGAGTACATCCAGGAGCACAAGCGAGTGGGCGAAGAGTACCGCCGACTCATGGGCAAACACTTTCCCGCCATGGCCCTGGTCGAGGTCAAAGCGTTGCTCGAACCAGGAGCCAAGGTCGAGATCGAGGCGACCGCGATGTTGCCTCCGGCGTGA
- a CDS encoding SDR family oxidoreductase gives MQLKGKAAVVTGGGRGIGRAVALELARRGANVVVAARSSDEIESVAAAVEKLGCKSAAVRCDVTSPDSVEALARAAHEAVGSIDILVNNAGIASSAPIKHQSLEEWNRVMAVNATGPFLCARAFLGEMVERGFGRIVNVASITSRMGAPYIAAYTASKHALLGFTRVAAAEYADKGITVNAVCPGYVDTDMTTGSVQRVVGKTGLPDDQALAAILETANQKRLITPEEVAFWVATLCDEQAGGVNGQAIVIDGGGLLA, from the coding sequence GTGCAACTGAAAGGGAAGGCAGCGGTGGTCACCGGCGGCGGTCGCGGCATCGGTCGCGCCGTGGCTTTGGAGCTGGCGCGCCGCGGCGCCAACGTGGTGGTGGCGGCGCGAAGCAGCGACGAGATCGAAAGCGTGGCGGCGGCCGTGGAGAAGCTGGGGTGCAAGAGCGCTGCCGTTCGCTGCGACGTGACCAGCCCCGACAGCGTGGAAGCTCTGGCTCGCGCTGCACACGAGGCCGTCGGCAGTATCGACATCTTGGTCAACAACGCTGGCATCGCCAGCTCTGCGCCCATCAAACATCAGTCCCTCGAAGAATGGAACCGCGTCATGGCGGTGAACGCCACAGGACCTTTCCTTTGTGCACGGGCCTTTCTAGGTGAGATGGTCGAACGCGGCTTCGGCCGCATCGTGAACGTGGCGTCGATCACGTCGCGCATGGGCGCGCCCTACATCGCGGCATACACGGCGTCGAAGCATGCCCTCCTCGGATTCACCCGCGTTGCTGCCGCGGAGTACGCCGACAAGGGCATCACGGTCAACGCCGTGTGCCCCGGGTACGTCGACACGGACATGACCACGGGTTCCGTGCAGCGTGTGGTGGGAAAAACGGGGTTGCCCGACGACCAAGCGCTGGCGGCGATTCTGGAAACCGCGAATCAAAAGCGGCTGATCACGCCCGAGGAAGTCGCGTTTTGGGTCGCCACGCTGTGCGACGAACAGGCCGGTGGCGTCAACGGACAGGCCATCGTCATCGACGGAGGAGGCCTTTTGGCATGA